The following proteins are co-located in the Nocardia bhagyanarayanae genome:
- a CDS encoding GMC oxidoreductase encodes MRDEGGGLVHRRAFFKAAGLAALFGAVGSTLDSRPAAADPVWHTMFQNWVPEIFAPLPDPPEHSPAIVVGSGFGAAVTALRLAEAGVANTVLERGSRWPNDPWREIFTGDDLPDGRGFWHRTDFTGVTKVPVHFAKFGGVLDCTEYPGIDVWRAAAVGGGSVIFSGAMIAPERRFFDEVFRGSVAYDELERVYYPRVRQMLRLDPIPADIYASAPFAHSRAWDDQVRKAGYHPLPNDSIFTWDILRGELAGTTRPSATVARSNLGNSNGAKFDLNQNYLRYAQQTGRSTVFPGHRVDAIGKESGGRYTVSISKLAPTGEVLGTRTLTCDRLFLGAGSIGTSELLVRARATGALPDLNEHIGEGWGTNGDVVLARGASSVAGFGQGVPSASRILDESSVPVTLENWYIPGIPFETGALASLGMVLDPTRSRFGYDRASDSVGLSWSTRNRDEVVAAARAVDRRIAERADALVEYGALGYDANALFTAHPLGGAVLGLATDGHGRVHGHPGLYVMDGAAMPGSAGAVNPSLTITALAERNIEEIIRSGR; translated from the coding sequence ATGCGTGATGAGGGAGGTGGCCTGGTGCACAGACGCGCCTTTTTCAAGGCGGCGGGTTTGGCAGCGCTTTTCGGCGCTGTTGGTTCGACGCTCGACTCGCGGCCTGCCGCGGCCGACCCGGTCTGGCACACGATGTTCCAGAACTGGGTGCCGGAAATCTTTGCGCCACTTCCCGATCCGCCCGAGCATTCGCCCGCGATCGTCGTCGGCTCCGGTTTCGGCGCCGCCGTCACCGCCCTGCGGCTCGCCGAGGCAGGCGTGGCCAACACCGTGCTGGAGCGCGGATCGCGCTGGCCCAACGACCCGTGGCGGGAGATCTTCACCGGCGACGACCTGCCCGACGGCCGCGGCTTCTGGCACCGCACCGATTTCACCGGCGTCACCAAGGTTCCGGTGCATTTCGCCAAGTTCGGCGGCGTGCTCGACTGCACCGAATACCCGGGCATCGATGTGTGGCGGGCGGCGGCGGTCGGCGGCGGCTCGGTGATCTTCTCGGGCGCGATGATCGCGCCGGAGCGCCGCTTCTTCGACGAGGTCTTCCGCGGTTCGGTCGCCTACGACGAACTCGAGCGCGTCTACTACCCGCGGGTGCGCCAGATGTTGCGGCTGGACCCGATTCCAGCCGACATCTACGCCTCGGCCCCGTTCGCGCACTCCCGCGCCTGGGACGACCAGGTGCGCAAGGCCGGATATCACCCGCTGCCCAACGATTCGATCTTCACCTGGGACATCCTGCGCGGCGAGCTGGCGGGCACCACGCGGCCGTCGGCCACCGTGGCGCGCAGCAATCTGGGCAACTCGAACGGCGCGAAGTTCGACCTCAACCAGAACTACCTGCGCTACGCCCAGCAGACCGGCAGGTCGACGGTGTTCCCCGGCCACCGGGTCGACGCCATCGGCAAGGAGTCCGGCGGTCGCTACACGGTGAGCATCAGCAAGCTGGCGCCGACCGGCGAGGTGCTCGGCACCCGCACGCTTACCTGCGACCGGCTCTTCCTCGGCGCGGGTTCGATCGGCACCTCCGAGCTGCTGGTCCGCGCCAGGGCCACCGGCGCGCTGCCGGATCTCAACGAGCACATCGGTGAAGGCTGGGGCACCAACGGCGACGTGGTGCTCGCGCGCGGCGCCAGCTCGGTGGCCGGGTTCGGTCAGGGCGTGCCGAGTGCGAGCCGCATCCTCGACGAATCGTCGGTGCCGGTCACCCTGGAGAACTGGTACATCCCCGGCATCCCGTTCGAGACGGGCGCGCTCGCCTCGCTCGGCATGGTGCTCGACCCGACGCGCAGCCGCTTCGGCTACGACCGGGCCAGCGACTCGGTGGGGCTGTCCTGGTCGACGCGCAATCGCGACGAGGTGGTCGCCGCCGCGCGGGCCGTCGACCGCCGCATCGCCGAACGCGCCGACGCGCTGGTGGAATACGGTGCGCTCGGCTACGACGCGAACGCGCTGTTCACCGCGCACCCGCTGGGCGGCGCGGTGCTCGGCCTGGCCACCGACGGCCACGGCCGGGTGCACGGGCATCCGGGTCTGTACGTGATGGACGGCGCGGCCATGCCGGGCAGCGCCGGCGCGGTGAATCCCTCGCTGACCATCACCGCGTTGGCCGAGCGCAACATCGAGGAGATCATCCGCTCCGGGCGCTGA
- a CDS encoding LysR family transcriptional regulator: protein MSVDRLRVLREFADRGTISAVADALSMTPSAVSQQLKTLAKEAGVALLEPDGRRIRLTDAGQALVVRADEVLAAMDRAVAEMAHYRGSPRGQVRVALFPSGAALLLPLVLPALAGSDVDVVARDEDVPPSGAPRLLADYDIVLTHRDERSGSVAGPRITSRFLMREPIDVVVAPTHRLAGQRSVAPAELADETWLSVRGGFPVDDVLESIATVTGVQPRIAQRLNDFRVIETLVASGYGVALMPRFAVAHPDLAVLRLSGVRAARNYDLVTRPHAEKRPAIATVLAAFRAAAEQVTAE from the coding sequence ATGTCCGTCGACCGGCTACGGGTGCTGCGCGAATTCGCCGATCGCGGCACGATTTCCGCCGTGGCCGACGCGCTGTCCATGACGCCGTCGGCGGTCTCCCAGCAACTCAAGACGCTGGCCAAGGAGGCCGGCGTCGCCCTGCTGGAACCCGATGGCCGCCGCATCCGGCTCACCGACGCGGGGCAGGCGCTGGTCGTCCGCGCCGACGAGGTGCTCGCCGCCATGGACCGGGCGGTCGCGGAGATGGCGCACTATCGCGGCTCGCCGCGCGGGCAGGTGCGGGTGGCGCTGTTCCCGTCCGGCGCGGCGCTGCTGCTGCCGCTGGTGTTGCCCGCGCTGGCGGGCAGCGACGTCGATGTGGTCGCCCGCGACGAAGACGTGCCGCCGAGCGGAGCGCCCCGGCTGCTCGCCGATTACGACATCGTCCTGACCCACCGCGACGAGCGCTCCGGCTCGGTGGCCGGACCGCGCATCACCTCGCGGTTCCTCATGCGCGAACCCATCGACGTGGTCGTCGCCCCGACGCACCGCCTTGCCGGGCAGCGCTCGGTCGCCCCCGCCGAACTCGCCGACGAGACCTGGCTCAGCGTGCGCGGCGGCTTCCCGGTCGACGACGTGCTCGAATCGATCGCCACCGTGACCGGAGTGCAGCCGCGAATAGCCCAGCGGCTCAACGATTTCCGCGTTATCGAGACGCTGGTCGCGTCCGGCTACGGCGTCGCGCTGATGCCGCGCTTCGCCGTCGCCCACCCCGACCTCGCGGTGCTGCGACTCTCCGGCGTGCGCGCCGCACGCAACTACGACCTGGTCACCCGCCCGCACGCGGAGAAGCGGCCCGCGATCGCCACGGTGCTCGCGGCCTTCCGCGCCGCGGCGGAGCAGGTCACCGCGGAGTAG
- the leuA gene encoding 2-isopropylmalate synthase encodes MSPADAYVSGSRTITAPSKAAPADQPGWNKQKNSSMPTFRYRPFAEEVEPITLPDRTWPDKIIDRAPGWCAVDLRDGNQALIDPMSPARKRRMFDLLVRMGYKEIEVGFPSASQTDFDFVREIIEDGAIPDDVTIQVLTQCRPELIERTFEACAGASNVIVHFYNSTSILQRRVVFRAERDAVKKIATDAAKLCLEVEQRYPDTNWRYEYSPESYTGTELEYAREVCDAVSEIIAPTPEKPLIINLPATVEMATPNVYADSIEWMSRNLARRDSIVLSLHPHNDRGTAVAAAELGYQAGADRIEGCLFGNGERTGNVCLVTLGMNMFSRGVDPQINFSDIDEIRRTVEYCNQLPVHERHPYGGDLVYTAFSGSHQDAINKGLDAMKATADAQNADVSDIVWEVPYLPIDPKDVGRTYEAVIRVNSQSGKGGVAYIMKTDHGLVLPRRLQIEFSQAIQRITDGEGGEVTPKEMWDVFHEEYLAPIRPLERIRQRVTASETDGGVDSITATVKVDGVEHEVTGNGNGPLAAFVDAISTIGFDVRVLDYSEHAMSAGDDAQAAAYVECAVGDKVVWGVGIATSITTASLRAVVSAVNRAN; translated from the coding sequence ATGTCCCCTGCTGACGCCTACGTATCCGGCTCGCGCACGATCACCGCTCCGAGCAAGGCCGCGCCGGCCGACCAGCCCGGATGGAACAAGCAGAAGAACTCCTCGATGCCGACGTTCCGGTATCGGCCGTTCGCCGAGGAGGTCGAGCCGATCACCCTGCCCGACCGCACCTGGCCGGACAAGATCATCGACCGCGCCCCCGGCTGGTGCGCCGTGGATTTGCGCGACGGCAACCAGGCACTGATCGATCCGATGAGCCCCGCGCGTAAGCGCCGCATGTTCGACCTGCTGGTGCGGATGGGCTACAAGGAGATCGAGGTCGGCTTCCCGTCGGCCAGCCAGACCGATTTCGACTTCGTCCGCGAGATCATCGAGGACGGCGCCATCCCGGACGACGTCACCATCCAGGTGCTGACGCAGTGCCGCCCCGAGCTGATCGAACGCACCTTCGAGGCCTGCGCGGGCGCGAGCAACGTCATCGTGCACTTCTACAACTCCACCTCCATCCTGCAGCGGCGCGTCGTCTTCCGCGCCGAGCGCGACGCGGTCAAGAAGATCGCCACCGACGCCGCGAAGCTGTGCCTGGAGGTCGAGCAGCGCTACCCCGACACCAACTGGCGCTACGAGTACAGCCCGGAGTCCTACACCGGCACCGAGCTGGAGTACGCGCGCGAGGTGTGCGACGCGGTTTCCGAGATCATCGCGCCGACCCCCGAGAAGCCGCTGATCATCAACCTGCCCGCGACCGTCGAGATGGCGACGCCGAACGTCTACGCCGATTCCATCGAGTGGATGAGCCGCAACCTGGCCCGTCGCGACTCGATCGTGCTGTCGCTGCACCCGCACAACGACCGCGGCACCGCGGTCGCCGCGGCCGAGCTGGGCTACCAGGCGGGCGCCGACCGCATCGAGGGCTGCCTGTTCGGCAACGGTGAGCGCACCGGCAACGTCTGCCTGGTGACGCTGGGCATGAACATGTTCTCGCGTGGCGTCGATCCGCAGATCAACTTCTCCGACATCGACGAGATCCGCCGCACCGTCGAGTACTGCAACCAGCTGCCGGTGCACGAGCGCCACCCGTACGGCGGCGACCTGGTCTACACCGCGTTCTCCGGCAGCCACCAGGACGCCATCAACAAGGGCCTGGACGCGATGAAGGCCACGGCCGACGCGCAGAACGCCGACGTGTCCGACATCGTGTGGGAGGTCCCCTACCTGCCGATCGACCCGAAGGACGTCGGCCGCACCTACGAGGCGGTCATCCGGGTCAACTCGCAGTCCGGCAAGGGCGGCGTCGCCTACATCATGAAGACCGACCACGGCCTGGTGCTGCCGCGCCGCCTGCAGATCGAGTTCTCCCAGGCGATCCAGCGGATCACCGACGGCGAGGGCGGCGAGGTCACGCCGAAGGAGATGTGGGACGTCTTCCACGAGGAGTACCTGGCCCCGATCCGGCCGCTGGAGCGGATCCGCCAGCGAGTCACCGCCTCGGAGACCGACGGCGGCGTCGACTCCATCACCGCGACGGTGAAGGTGGACGGCGTCGAGCACGAGGTCACCGGAAACGGCAACGGGCCGCTGGCCGCGTTCGTCGACGCCATCTCCACCATCGGCTTCGACGTCCGGGTGCTGGACTACTCCGAGCACGCCATGTCGGCGGGCGACGACGCGCAGGCCGCCGCCTACGTGGAGTGCGCGGTCGGCGACAAGGTGGTCTGGGGCGTCGGCATCGCCACCTCGATCACCACCGCTTCGCTGCGCGCGGTCGTCTCCGCGGTCAACCGCGCCAACTGA
- a CDS encoding alpha/beta hydrolase encodes MRRWKFMLIVVAAAAPVLTACTAVQQASAVSELVRQADAAPTPELDWRPCSDADLIGFECATAAVPLNYAEPEGKTIELAVVRQLATDPERRVGTLFTAVGGPGGSGLDWARQGELAEGELRERFDVVTFDQRGIGRSAAVRCFADDEQQRRFWDATLLPPANAEQERAAEQSARTLAEGCAKHSGELLGHLTTVDAARDLDLLRRAVGEERLTYTGGSYASYLGQVYGALFGERVRALQLTSMVDPKVYTDDVRASVIDTAAGTAEIHAEFLRLCAEAGKAKCAFAGGSERSDLTGPAAPPERAEKAGSAGPERVETTIPEPVDTGADRLRARDDALLERLRQGPITVGAGEHALPVRYSEVAQAHALLLYSPERGWPALAELLIELERGPAGDPAKVREILAAGAPGYDFLDAFTAITCADQSAGWRSADWPALSREIASAEPLFGPFWLAMHQPCAMWPAPDDGYPQRHTDPWTLGSDKPALLLNNRFDPVTPLTFAKRAQQELVNARLVVVADGYGHNPDGDCVRQLREGYLVDLKLPAPGATCAADRRPFAS; translated from the coding sequence GTGCGTAGGTGGAAGTTCATGCTGATCGTGGTCGCGGCGGCGGCGCCGGTGCTGACCGCGTGCACCGCGGTTCAGCAGGCGTCGGCCGTCTCGGAGCTGGTCCGGCAGGCCGACGCGGCGCCGACGCCGGAACTCGACTGGCGGCCATGCTCCGACGCCGATCTGATCGGCTTCGAGTGCGCTACCGCCGCGGTGCCGCTGAACTACGCCGAGCCCGAGGGCAAGACCATCGAACTCGCGGTGGTCCGGCAACTCGCCACCGATCCCGAGCGCCGCGTCGGCACCCTGTTCACCGCCGTCGGCGGGCCCGGCGGCTCCGGTCTCGACTGGGCGCGGCAGGGCGAGCTGGCCGAGGGTGAGCTCCGCGAGCGCTTCGATGTGGTGACCTTCGACCAGCGCGGTATCGGCCGCAGTGCCGCGGTGCGCTGTTTTGCCGACGACGAGCAGCAGCGCCGGTTCTGGGACGCCACGCTGCTACCGCCCGCGAACGCCGAGCAGGAGCGCGCCGCCGAGCAGTCCGCGCGCACGCTCGCGGAGGGCTGTGCGAAGCACAGCGGCGAATTGCTCGGGCACCTCACCACGGTCGACGCGGCCAGGGACCTGGATCTGCTGCGGCGCGCGGTCGGCGAGGAGCGACTGACCTACACGGGCGGGTCCTACGCCAGCTATCTCGGGCAGGTGTACGGCGCGCTGTTCGGCGAGCGGGTGCGCGCCCTCCAGCTGACCTCCATGGTCGACCCGAAGGTCTACACCGACGACGTCCGCGCCTCGGTCATCGATACCGCCGCGGGCACCGCGGAGATCCACGCGGAGTTCCTGCGGCTGTGTGCCGAGGCGGGAAAGGCGAAGTGCGCCTTCGCCGGTGGCTCCGAGCGCTCCGACCTGACCGGTCCCGCCGCGCCGCCGGAGCGGGCCGAGAAGGCGGGCAGCGCCGGGCCCGAGCGCGTCGAGACCACCATCCCCGAGCCCGTCGACACCGGGGCGGATCGGTTGCGCGCCAGGGACGATGCGCTGCTCGAGCGGCTGCGCCAGGGCCCGATCACGGTCGGCGCGGGCGAGCACGCGTTGCCGGTGCGCTACAGCGAGGTCGCGCAGGCGCACGCGCTGCTGCTCTACAGCCCGGAGCGCGGCTGGCCCGCGCTCGCCGAGCTGCTCATCGAACTGGAACGCGGCCCGGCGGGCGATCCGGCGAAGGTGCGCGAGATCCTGGCGGCGGGCGCGCCCGGCTACGACTTCCTCGACGCCTTCACCGCGATCACCTGCGCCGACCAGAGCGCAGGCTGGCGGTCCGCCGACTGGCCCGCTCTCTCCCGCGAGATCGCCTCCGCGGAACCGCTTTTCGGCCCGTTCTGGCTCGCCATGCACCAGCCGTGCGCGATGTGGCCCGCGCCGGACGACGGCTACCCGCAGCGCCATACCGACCCGTGGACGCTCGGCTCCGACAAACCCGCGCTGCTGCTGAACAACCGCTTCGACCCGGTGACGCCGCTGACCTTCGCCAAGCGCGCGCAGCAGGAGTTGGTCAACGCCAGGCTGGTGGTGGTGGCCGATGGCTACGGCCACAATCCGGACGGCGACTGCGTGCGACAGCTGCGCGAGGGCTACCTCGTCGACCTGAAACTGCCCGCACCCGGCGCCACCTGCGCCGCCGATCGGCGGCCGTTTGCGTCCTGA
- a CDS encoding MinD/ParA family ATP-binding protein, which produces MDTAAVTAEPSGSHVAQDETNETPAEAPEKDAVAAAEAPEGQETAPGVPEPAQADAAAKPGQFTGYPPAAGPSDPTGYPPPIGPGDPTGVYPQPVAPPGYGPGPAEGFAPNGAAEPYGPYSSGQFAQQPGPYQAGPYQPGPEQLPPPPAHDQQGAPYGEYRQEIGPDGLVRRVPQESGPEAGAAQDQSSGPIYSWAPPPPPVQPMAPPQPMYQEPPAPMGQTPPGLTGPGQTPPGLAGPGQTPPGLTGPGQQWQGGPQPQHQPFQPQHMQQPGQPGHSVNDLNLLKRARRAPRSGWRRAVHKASGGMINPGESAADIVFRDLVDRVNQPVRGDYRIAILSLKGGVGKTTTTVGLGSTFASLRGDRVIAIDANPDLGTLAHRVPRQTRSTVRNLLEDQQISRYSDVRAHTSQAPSRLEVLASEQDPAVSEAFSEADYRKAISILQSFYNIILTDCGTGLMHSAMSGVLDMASSLVLVTSPAIDGARSASATLDWLDHHGYGKLVERTVVVVNASRRGASTVDLDQLRKLFLDRTRAVQVVPFDDHLAEGAEIDLELVSKPTRRALLELAAMVADDFGYIGAQQYQHPGPMGLR; this is translated from the coding sequence GTGGATACGGCCGCGGTCACCGCCGAACCCTCCGGATCGCATGTGGCGCAGGACGAGACGAACGAGACACCCGCCGAGGCGCCCGAAAAGGACGCCGTAGCAGCGGCCGAAGCCCCCGAAGGGCAGGAGACCGCACCGGGTGTTCCCGAACCGGCGCAGGCCGACGCCGCTGCGAAACCGGGTCAGTTCACCGGTTATCCGCCCGCGGCGGGCCCCTCCGACCCGACCGGCTATCCGCCCCCGATCGGCCCCGGCGATCCGACCGGCGTGTATCCGCAGCCCGTCGCCCCGCCCGGCTACGGTCCCGGTCCCGCCGAGGGTTTCGCGCCGAACGGCGCCGCGGAGCCGTACGGCCCGTACAGCAGCGGCCAATTCGCGCAGCAGCCCGGCCCCTACCAGGCCGGGCCGTATCAGCCGGGCCCCGAACAGCTTCCGCCGCCGCCCGCGCACGACCAGCAGGGCGCGCCCTACGGCGAGTACCGTCAGGAGATCGGACCGGACGGTCTGGTCCGGCGGGTTCCGCAGGAGAGCGGGCCGGAAGCCGGTGCGGCACAGGATCAATCGAGCGGCCCCATCTACAGCTGGGCGCCGCCGCCTCCGCCGGTCCAGCCGATGGCTCCGCCGCAGCCGATGTACCAGGAGCCGCCGGCGCCGATGGGCCAGACGCCGCCCGGGCTCACCGGTCCTGGCCAGACACCGCCCGGACTGGCAGGTCCCGGCCAGACACCGCCCGGACTCACCGGTCCCGGTCAGCAGTGGCAGGGCGGACCGCAGCCACAGCACCAGCCGTTCCAGCCGCAGCACATGCAGCAGCCGGGTCAGCCAGGCCACTCGGTCAACGACCTCAACCTGCTGAAGCGGGCCCGCCGGGCGCCGCGCAGCGGGTGGCGTCGCGCCGTCCACAAAGCCTCCGGCGGCATGATCAACCCGGGCGAATCCGCGGCCGACATCGTCTTTCGCGACCTCGTCGACCGGGTGAACCAGCCGGTGCGCGGCGACTACCGGATCGCGATCCTCTCGCTCAAGGGCGGCGTCGGCAAGACGACGACCACGGTCGGTCTCGGCTCCACCTTCGCCTCGTTGCGCGGTGACCGGGTCATCGCGATCGACGCCAACCCGGACCTCGGCACGCTGGCGCACCGGGTGCCGCGGCAGACTCGCTCCACCGTGCGCAACCTGCTGGAGGATCAGCAGATCTCCAGGTACTCGGATGTCCGCGCGCACACCTCGCAGGCACCGAGCCGACTGGAAGTGCTTGCCTCCGAACAGGATCCGGCTGTTTCCGAGGCGTTCAGCGAGGCCGACTACCGCAAGGCCATCAGCATCCTCCAGTCGTTCTACAACATCATCCTCACCGACTGCGGCACCGGTCTGATGCACTCGGCGATGTCCGGCGTGCTCGATATGGCCAGCTCGCTGGTGCTGGTCACCTCGCCCGCGATCGACGGCGCGCGCAGCGCCTCGGCCACGCTGGACTGGCTCGACCATCACGGCTACGGCAAGCTCGTCGAGCGCACCGTGGTGGTGGTCAACGCCTCGCGCCGCGGCGCCTCCACCGTCGACCTGGACCAGCTGCGCAAGCTGTTCCTGGACCGCACCCGCGCGGTGCAGGTGGTGCCGTTCGACGATCACCTCGCCGAGGGCGCCGAGATCGACCTGGAGCTCGTCAGCAAGCCGACCCGGCGGGCACTGCTCGAACTGGCCGCGATGGTCGCCGACGATTTCGGATACATCGGCGCGCAGCAGTACCAGCATCCGGGGCCCATGGGTCTGCGCTAG
- a CDS encoding EamA family transporter — MTNRDRLLGLTVVLLWGLNFIAIRVGLDHFPPLFFAALRFAVLAVPVLLFVPRPNVPLRWLLLYGTGFGVLQFAFLFTAMREGMPTGLASLVLQSSAPFTVVLGALLLGERLRPIQLGGLFVAVAGIVVIGADRVHVAPLLPLLLTLAGGLGWAFGNIGSRLAAASREVNPLHLTLWMTVVPPLPLFALSALAEGPATGWHALTDIASPTGWPALVGLAYIVALGTVVGSGLWTFLMSRYPAGAVAPLSLLVPVIGIAAAWAFLHETPTASQLLGGLIVITGAFVATTGGRRPRAAKTAEPEQAAEPALH, encoded by the coding sequence GTGACCAACCGCGACCGCCTGCTCGGCCTCACCGTCGTCCTGCTCTGGGGCCTGAACTTCATCGCCATCCGAGTCGGCCTCGACCACTTCCCGCCGCTGTTCTTCGCGGCCTTGCGTTTCGCGGTGCTCGCGGTGCCGGTGCTGCTGTTCGTTCCGCGTCCGAACGTGCCGCTGCGCTGGCTCTTGTTGTACGGCACGGGTTTCGGCGTGCTGCAATTCGCGTTCCTGTTCACCGCGATGCGCGAGGGCATGCCGACCGGACTGGCCTCGCTGGTTCTGCAATCCTCGGCGCCGTTCACGGTGGTGCTCGGCGCGCTGCTGCTCGGTGAGCGGCTGCGCCCGATCCAGCTCGGCGGATTGTTCGTCGCGGTGGCCGGGATCGTGGTGATCGGCGCCGACCGCGTGCACGTCGCGCCGCTGCTGCCACTGTTGCTCACCCTGGCGGGTGGGCTCGGCTGGGCCTTCGGCAATATCGGCTCGCGACTGGCGGCGGCTTCGCGCGAGGTCAACCCGCTGCACCTGACCCTGTGGATGACGGTGGTGCCGCCGCTTCCGCTGTTCGCCCTTTCGGCTCTCGCCGAGGGCCCGGCGACCGGTTGGCACGCGCTGACCGATATCGCGTCGCCGACCGGGTGGCCCGCGCTGGTCGGCCTGGCCTACATCGTCGCGCTGGGCACGGTCGTGGGATCGGGGCTGTGGACGTTCCTGATGAGCCGCTACCCGGCGGGCGCGGTCGCGCCGCTCTCGCTGCTCGTCCCGGTCATCGGCATTGCCGCTGCCTGGGCTTTCCTCCACGAGACGCCCACCGCCTCGCAGTTGCTCGGCGGCTTGATCGTGATCACCGGCGCGTTCGTCGCCACCACCGGCGGCCGACGACCGAGAGCGGCGAAGACTGCCGAGCCGGAACAGGCGGCCGAACCCGCGCTGCACTGA
- a CDS encoding sulfite exporter TauE/SafE family protein, with protein sequence MTWLELLAVLGAGIAAGGINTIVGSGTLITFPVLLAFGLPPVTANVSNTIGLVPGSISGVIGYRRELAGQRSRLLQLGTASLLGGITGAVLLLVLPAAAFKAIVPALIIVALILVMVQPRLAAWVKRRRENGNGTVPEHGGPILLAAVYGTGIYGGYFGAAQGVLLIGLLGIFVHDELQRLNAVKNVLALIVNAVSAVIFIVVAEVNWQAVAMIAIGSIIGGQLGAHYGRRLSPTMLRAVIVVVGGIAVVRLLAA encoded by the coding sequence ATGACTTGGCTCGAACTACTCGCCGTCCTCGGGGCGGGCATCGCCGCGGGCGGGATCAACACCATCGTCGGCTCCGGCACCCTGATCACCTTCCCGGTGCTGCTGGCCTTCGGGCTGCCGCCGGTCACCGCGAACGTGTCGAACACCATCGGCCTGGTGCCCGGCTCGATCAGCGGCGTCATCGGCTACCGGCGCGAACTCGCCGGTCAACGTTCCCGCCTGCTCCAGCTCGGCACGGCCTCGCTGCTGGGCGGCATCACCGGCGCGGTGCTGCTTCTGGTGCTGCCCGCGGCGGCGTTCAAGGCGATCGTGCCCGCGCTGATCATCGTGGCGCTGATCCTGGTCATGGTGCAGCCGCGGCTCGCGGCCTGGGTCAAGCGGCGGCGCGAGAACGGCAACGGGACGGTGCCGGAGCACGGCGGACCGATCCTGCTCGCTGCGGTGTACGGCACCGGCATCTACGGCGGCTATTTCGGCGCGGCGCAGGGCGTGCTGCTGATCGGCCTGCTCGGCATCTTCGTGCACGACGAGCTCCAGCGGCTCAACGCCGTCAAGAACGTGCTCGCGCTCATCGTCAACGCGGTCTCGGCGGTCATCTTCATCGTGGTCGCCGAGGTGAACTGGCAGGCGGTGGCGATGATCGCGATCGGTTCGATCATCGGCGGCCAGCTCGGCGCGCACTACGGCAGGCGGTTGTCGCCCACCATGCTGCGGGCGGTCATCGTGGTGGTCGGCGGCATCGCGGTGGTGCGGCTGCTGGCGGCCTGA
- a CDS encoding ion transporter has translation MTVPTTPSDFAKAPYADEYPRKPPALWTDFVMLALAVVSVALVVWITFFPVSDRTYRTIVIVDYGICAVFAAEFLWRWRRAGWPWTFPFVYWYEVIGMIPVANPLFRGFRLLRLVVILVRLARVADRVFGDRVTAAVVNRFVKTIVDVIRRPMTIAVLDEVAHVLRTGHYTRNIAAALEENRAEMDEMILELIKKDPQAGKVRYIPFHDDIIRLIADTSFRIVFQVLADPRTDELVSDMIRENVEQIRQAVRDGVRVEPSAYGPTPHERTLRYLLANDKPLA, from the coding sequence GTGACAGTCCCCACCACACCATCGGACTTCGCGAAGGCACCGTACGCGGACGAGTACCCGCGTAAACCGCCCGCGCTCTGGACCGATTTCGTGATGCTCGCGCTCGCGGTGGTCTCGGTGGCGCTGGTCGTGTGGATCACCTTCTTCCCGGTGTCCGACCGCACCTACCGGACCATCGTGATCGTCGACTACGGGATCTGCGCGGTGTTCGCCGCGGAGTTCCTGTGGCGCTGGCGCAGGGCGGGCTGGCCGTGGACGTTCCCGTTCGTCTACTGGTACGAGGTCATCGGCATGATCCCGGTGGCGAACCCGTTGTTCCGCGGATTCCGGCTGTTGCGTCTCGTGGTGATCCTGGTGCGGCTGGCCAGGGTGGCCGACCGGGTCTTCGGCGATCGGGTGACCGCGGCGGTGGTCAACCGGTTCGTCAAGACCATCGTCGACGTCATCCGTCGGCCGATGACCATCGCGGTGCTCGACGAAGTGGCGCACGTGCTGCGCACCGGGCACTACACCCGCAACATCGCCGCCGCGCTGGAGGAGAACCGCGCGGAGATGGACGAGATGATCCTCGAGCTGATCAAGAAGGATCCGCAGGCCGGGAAGGTCCGCTACATCCCGTTCCACGACGACATCATCCGGCTGATCGCCGACACCAGCTTCCGCATCGTGTTCCAGGTGCTCGCCGATCCGCGTACCGACGAGCTGGTCTCGGACATGATCAGGGAGAACGTGGAACAGATCCGGCAGGCGGTGCGCGACGGCGTGCGCGTCGAGCCGTCCGCCTACGGCCCGACCCCGCACGAGCGCACGCTGCGCTACCTGCTCGCCAACGACAAACCGCTGGCCTGA